One genomic region from Spiroplasma endosymbiont of Polydrusus cervinus encodes:
- a CDS encoding DDE-type integrase/transposase/recombinase, with product MKENNIQAEYVKRMRRKILIKQNRNKNIIKYPDLVNRNFNDIKERFSILFTDVTYLIWNGKKHYQSTILDGYTKEIIDVKWSKFNNNKLVIDNLNDAINKIKKIKKDLNKIIIHSDHGYQYTSKDYNSKCLDNKIIISMGKNYHCADNIIIESFHSLLKKGTIHNKNYKSHNEYINDVKKWNKWYSNQKEKYIINESL from the coding sequence ATGAAAGAAAATAATATTCAAGCTGAATATGTAAAGCGTATGCGTAGAAAAATATTAATAAAACAAAATAGAAATAAAAATATAATTAAATATCCTGATTTAGTAAATCGTAATTTTAATGATATTAAAGAAAGATTTTCAATTTTATTTACTGATGTAACTTATTTAATTTGAAATGGTAAAAAACATTATCAATCAACAATACTTGATGGATATACTAAAGAAATTATTGATGTAAAATGATCAAAATTTAATAATAACAAACTTGTAATTGATAATTTAAATGATGCAATTAATAAAATTAAAAAAATAAAAAAAGATTTAAATAAAATAATAATTCATTCAGATCACGGATATCAATATACATCTAAAGATTATAATAGTAAATGTTTAGATAACAAAATTATAATTTCAATGGGTAAAAATTATCATTGTGCAGACAACATTATTATTGAGAGTTTTCATTCATTACTTAAAAAAGGAACAATCCATAATAAAAATTATAAATCTCATAATGAATATATTAATGATGTTAAAAAATGAAATAAATGATATTCAAACCAAAAAGAAAAATATATAATAAATGAAAGTTTGTAA
- a CDS encoding transposase family protein — protein sequence MARKGQKFNKYTAYFRKMIVQEVKNNSISFIAKKYQINKKTVASWY from the coding sequence ATGGCAAGAAAAGGACAAAAATTTAATAAATATACAGCATATTTTCGAAAAATGATAGTACAAGAGGTTAAAAATAATAGTATAAGTTTTATTGCAAAAAAATATCAAATTAATAAAAAAACTGTTGCTTCATGGTATTAA
- a CDS encoding UPF0236 family transposase-like protein — protein MGDGATWIKNIAKFIQEYFPKNKVHYTIDKFHLTSRFKKLFPFQSKNKQNKETYHKSVDYFFNAKYEELLECLENSAYFIKESKMKFLKETIRLIKNNEEGVRNQTLWNNIGCHIEGDISHYCKGVSVKKATYHEKTLKNKLNTSMMNFKNKISLFNTNEPLEENRINYSVNNFVNNNLQSNLYFY, from the coding sequence TTGGGTGATGGTGCAACTTGAATTAAAAATATTGCAAAATTTATTCAAGAATATTTCCCTAAAAATAAAGTACATTACACGATAGATAAATTTCATCTTACAAGTAGATTTAAAAAATTATTTCCCTTTCAAAGTAAAAACAAACAAAATAAAGAAACATATCATAAATCAGTTGATTATTTTTTTAATGCTAAATATGAAGAATTATTAGAATGCTTAGAAAACAGTGCTTATTTTATAAAAGAATCAAAAATGAAATTCTTAAAAGAGACAATTAGATTAATTAAAAATAATGAAGAAGGTGTCAGAAATCAAACATTATGAAATAATATTGGTTGTCATATTGAGGGTGATATATCACATTACTGTAAGGGTGTTTCGGTTAAAAAAGCAACTTATCATGAAAAAACTCTTAAAAATAAATTAAATACTAGTATGATGAATTTTAAAAATAAAATTAGTTTATTTAATACTAATGAACCATTAGAAGAAAATAGAATTAATTATTCAGTTAATAATTTTGTAAATAATAATTTACAATCAAACTTATATTTTTATTAA
- a CDS encoding L-threonylcarbamoyladenylate synthase encodes MKVYTVKDYKEIMLAYLAEKVIIVPTDTIYGMTCIISSTSAKARIFKVKGRSEKIYLSVIVSSVRMAKNFIDLPREDLKFFKKNETITIIGNIKEDINKLYNITEDNTIGIRITKSKWLKKIINKVGPIYGTSVNISGQHYAKEFNDLQKFDVDIIVDAGYLDNRSSKIYNSLTKEFIR; translated from the coding sequence ATGAAAGTATATACTGTAAAAGATTACAAAGAGATTATGCTTGCTTATTTGGCAGAGAAAGTTATTATTGTTCCGACCGATACTATTTATGGAATGACATGCATTATTAGTTCAACTTCGGCAAAAGCAAGAATTTTTAAAGTTAAAGGACGATCAGAAAAAATATATTTATCAGTTATTGTTAGTTCAGTTCGTATGGCAAAGAATTTCATTGATTTGCCACGAGAAGATTTAAAATTTTTCAAAAAGAATGAGACTATTACTATAATAGGTAACATAAAGGAAGATATTAATAAGCTTTATAATATTACTGAAGATAATACAATTGGCATTAGAATTACAAAGTCCAAGTGATTGAAAAAAATTATTAATAAAGTTGGTCCAATTTATGGGACAAGTGTAAATATTAGTGGACAGCATTATGCAAAAGAATTTAATGATCTTCAAAAATTTGATGTTGATATCATTGTTGACGCTGGTTATTTAGATAACCGTTCTTCAAAAATTTATAATTCTTTAACGAAAGAATTTATTAGATAG
- the deoD gene encoding purine-nucleoside phosphorylase: MTPHINAKKEDIAPTVLMPGDPLRAKFIAETFLENVKLVNEIRNMYMYTGTYKNKTITIAGSGMGCPSIGIYSYELFKFYNVDNIIRIGSAGSYDATLNIYDIVNVTGAYGENNYAKIVAGIDDKVLSSSPHLFETIEAVAKAQQIKTLPGIVHSSDVFYQKDEDEWKKIKAEYNAICVEMEAFALFANALALKKQAATLLTISDSFITGDITTAAERQNNFCQMVELALESTLKLYNFCLPI, translated from the coding sequence ATGACACCACATATTAATGCCAAAAAAGAAGATATTGCACCAACAGTTTTAATGCCCGGTGATCCGCTAAGAGCAAAATTTATTGCGGAAACCTTTTTAGAAAATGTAAAATTAGTAAATGAGATTCGTAATATGTATATGTATACAGGAACTTATAAGAATAAGACAATTACCATTGCTGGTAGTGGGATGGGATGTCCTAGTATTGGAATTTATTCATATGAGTTATTTAAATTTTATAATGTTGATAATATTATTCGGATTGGTTCAGCTGGGAGTTATGATGCAACATTAAATATTTATGATATTGTCAATGTGACAGGCGCTTATGGCGAAAATAATTATGCTAAAATTGTAGCCGGCATTGATGATAAAGTGTTAAGTTCTTCACCACATCTTTTTGAAACAATTGAAGCAGTGGCAAAAGCACAACAAATTAAAACTTTACCAGGGATCGTTCATTCATCAGATGTCTTTTATCAGAAAGACGAGGATGAATGAAAAAAAATTAAAGCTGAATATAATGCTATTTGTGTTGAAATGGAAGCATTTGCCTTATTTGCCAATGCTTTAGCTTTAAAAAAACAAGCCGCAACATTATTAACAATTTCTGATTCATTTATTACAGGTGATATTACAACTGCTGCGGAACGACAAAATAATTTTTGCCAAATGGTCGAGTTAGCATTAGAAAGTACGCTTAAATTATACAATTTCTGTCTTCCTATCTAA
- the prmC gene encoding peptide chain release factor N(5)-glutamine methyltransferase, translating into MTVNELIQKSEDYLKDSNNVNYFSDIKILIAFFMKTSLAKLYAIQNDKINFKINDYWQQLTAYRNGKPIQYIINYQNFYGYDFYVDYNVLIPRYETEELVDNINILIDEISLNNGNKPLTLIDIGTGSGAIAISLGLENPDLTIYASDISSEALKVAKRNIKQLNYKNVTLLEGDMLEPFIKNNVKADILVCNPPYIPKDQSISYRVKNYEPHVALFGDVDGLYFYREIFQNWQKIVKKDGILCFEHGYDQKKALEKLVKEYFPQQEYYFKKDINKKWRMLFINIL; encoded by the coding sequence ATGACAGTTAATGAATTAATTCAAAAATCAGAGGATTATTTAAAAGACTCTAATAATGTTAATTATTTTTCCGATATTAAGATTTTAATAGCATTCTTTATGAAAACTTCATTAGCAAAATTATATGCAATTCAAAACGATAAAATTAATTTTAAGATTAATGATTATTGACAACAGCTAACAGCATATCGTAATGGCAAACCGATTCAGTATATTATTAATTACCAAAATTTTTATGGTTATGATTTTTATGTTGATTATAATGTTTTAATTCCGCGGTATGAAACAGAGGAATTAGTTGATAACATTAATATTCTAATTGATGAAATTTCGCTTAATAATGGAAATAAACCATTAACTTTAATTGATATTGGAACTGGAAGTGGAGCAATTGCCATCAGTTTAGGCTTAGAAAATCCAGATTTAACAATTTATGCTAGTGATATTTCAAGTGAAGCATTGAAGGTGGCAAAACGAAATATTAAGCAATTAAATTATAAGAATGTTACCTTGTTGGAAGGCGATATGTTAGAACCATTTATTAAAAATAATGTTAAAGCGGATATTTTGGTTTGTAATCCGCCGTATATTCCAAAGGATCAAAGTATTAGTTATCGCGTTAAGAATTATGAACCGCATGTGGCTTTATTTGGCGATGTTGATGGTTTATATTTTTATCGGGAAATTTTTCAGAATTGACAGAAAATTGTTAAAAAAGATGGTATTTTATGTTTTGAACATGGTTATGACCAAAAAAAGGCTTTAGAAAAATTAGTAAAAGAATACTTCCCCCAACAAGAATATTATTTTAAAAAAGATATAAATAAAAAATGACGAATGTTATTTATTAATATTTTGTAG
- the prfA gene encoding peptide chain release factor 1, which translates to MNQKTIERLETMLKRWNLINEELTKPEIVNDVKKLTSLAKEQAQLEDTVALYLKYQNVLNNINEAKLILETEKDSELIELAKDELKSSEIRKEQITAELKIMLLPKDPNDDKNVIFEIRGAAGGDEGNIFAGDLYRMYLKYAEQQHWKVELIEANESEAGGFSEISFMVKGEGVYSKMKFESGSHRVQRIPKTESKGRVHTSTATVVILTEIEEVDFEIKSVDLKIDTYRASGAGGQHVNTTDSAVRITHLPSGVVVTSQDGRSQHDNKALAMQHLRSKLYEEQQRKINEERGILRKDAVGTGDRSEKIRTYNYPQNRVTDHRINLTLQKLDQIMEGNLDEIVVALINEEQRLKMEGN; encoded by the coding sequence ATGAATCAAAAAACAATTGAACGATTAGAAACGATGTTAAAGCGGTGAAATTTAATTAACGAAGAATTAACGAAACCAGAAATAGTTAATGATGTGAAAAAATTAACTAGTTTAGCAAAAGAACAAGCACAATTAGAAGATACGGTTGCTTTATACTTAAAATATCAAAATGTTTTAAATAATATTAATGAAGCGAAATTAATTTTAGAAACCGAAAAAGATAGCGAGTTAATTGAATTAGCAAAAGACGAATTAAAATCATCAGAAATTAGAAAAGAACAAATTACAGCAGAATTAAAAATAATGTTATTACCAAAAGATCCTAATGATGATAAGAATGTTATTTTTGAAATTCGTGGTGCTGCTGGTGGGGATGAAGGAAATATTTTTGCTGGTGATTTATATCGAATGTATTTAAAGTATGCGGAGCAACAACATTGAAAAGTGGAGTTAATTGAAGCGAATGAATCAGAAGCAGGGGGATTTTCAGAAATCTCATTTATGGTTAAAGGCGAAGGAGTTTATTCAAAAATGAAGTTTGAATCAGGTTCCCACCGGGTACAACGAATTCCAAAAACAGAGAGTAAAGGTCGCGTTCATACATCAACAGCAACTGTTGTTATTTTAACAGAAATTGAAGAAGTTGATTTTGAAATTAAATCAGTTGATTTAAAGATTGATACTTATCGTGCTTCAGGCGCTGGGGGACAACATGTTAATACAACTGATTCAGCGGTTCGAATTACCCATTTACCAAGTGGAGTTGTTGTAACTTCACAAGATGGACGTAGTCAACATGATAATAAAGCACTAGCAATGCAACATTTACGTAGTAAGCTATACGAAGAACAACAACGAAAAATTAATGAAGAACGGGGGATACTGCGAAAAGATGCCGTGGGAACGGGAGACCGTAGTGAAAAGATTCGAACATATAACTATCCCCAGAATCGAGTTACTGATCACCGCATTAATTTAACATTACAAAAATTAGATCAAATTATGGAAGGTAATTTAGACGAAATTGTCGTAGCACTAATTAATGAAGAACAAAGATTGAAAATGGAAGGAAACTAA
- a CDS encoding DDE-type integrase/transposase/recombinase, whose translation MKENNIQAEYVKRMRRKILIKQNRNKNIIKYPDLVNRNFNDIKERFSILFTDVTYLIWNGKKHYQSTILDGYTKEIIDVKWSKFNNNKLVIDNLNDAINKIKKIKKDLNKIIIHSDHGYQYTSKDYNSKCLDNKIIISMGKNYHCADNIIIDSFHSLLKKGTIHNKNYKSHNEYINDVKKWNKWYSNQKEKYIINESL comes from the coding sequence ATGAAAGAAAATAATATTCAAGCTGAATATGTAAAGCGTATGCGTAGAAAAATATTAATAAAACAAAATAGAAATAAAAATATAATTAAATATCCTGATTTAGTAAATCGTAATTTTAATGATATTAAAGAAAGATTTTCAATTTTATTTACTGATGTAACTTATTTAATTTGAAATGGTAAAAAACATTATCAATCAACAATACTTGATGGATATACTAAAGAAATTATTGATGTAAAATGATCAAAATTTAATAATAACAAACTTGTAATTGATAATTTAAATGATGCAATTAATAAAATTAAAAAAATAAAAAAAGATTTAAATAAAATAATAATTCATTCAGATCACGGATATCAATATACATCTAAAGATTATAATAGTAAATGTTTAGATAACAAAATTATAATTTCAATGGGTAAAAATTATCATTGTGCAGACAACATTATTATTGATAGTTTTCATTCATTACTTAAAAAAGGAACAATCCATAATAAAAATTATAAATCTCATAATGAATATATTAATGATGTTAAAAAATGAAATAAATGATATTCAAACCAAAAAGAAAAATATATAATAAATGAAAGTTTGTAA
- a CDS encoding DNA-methyltransferase: protein MKEFKTNLGKLINNDALSFVKTLENDSIDLILTDPPYLYDLPTRKKEQINSSEISKSINKYINAIYDNNLHNSFDINTYLDEFYRISKNKFMLIWMNRRQIKNYLDWVYKNNMNFDFYFWEKTNPMPTKNFIFQDKEYCMIIYSKKDPIPNYIKNYENKKTIFKNPIGSSYKKTEHPTEKPLNIFGDLIKKHSKENDIILDPFMGSGTTAYACEQLNRKWLGCEINNNYFAIIQKRLNKIELKLNF, encoded by the coding sequence ATGAAAGAATTTAAGACTAATTTAGGTAAGTTAATAAATAATGATGCTTTATCTTTTGTCAAAACATTAGAAAATGATAGCATTGATTTAATATTAACTGATCCACCTTATTTATATGATTTACCAACAAGGAAAAAAGAACAAATAAATTCCAGCGAAATATCAAAAAGTATAAATAAATATATTAATGCTATCTATGATAATAATTTACATAATTCATTTGATATAAATACTTATTTAGATGAATTTTATAGAATTTCAAAAAATAAATTTATGTTAATTTGAATGAACAGAAGACAAATTAAAAATTACTTAGATTGAGTTTATAAAAATAATATGAATTTTGATTTTTATTTTTGAGAAAAAACAAATCCAATGCCAACTAAGAATTTTATTTTTCAAGATAAAGAATATTGTATGATTATTTATTCTAAAAAAGATCCAATACCAAACTATATAAAAAACTATGAAAATAAAAAAACAATATTTAAAAACCCAATAGGTTCATCTTATAAAAAAACAGAACACCCAACAGAAAAACCATTAAATATATTTGGCGATTTGATTAAAAAACATAGCAAAGAAAATGATATAATTTTAGATCCTTTTATGGGAAGTGGTACAACCGCATATGCTTGTGAACAATTAAATCGAAAATGACTAGGTTGTGAAATAAATAATAATTACTTTGCAATTATACAAAAACGATTAAATAAAATAGAACTTAAATTAAATTTTTAA